One window from the genome of Pseudomonas frederiksbergensis encodes:
- a CDS encoding efflux RND transporter permease subunit, giving the protein MLDGVFQQVFQQREQRAAVGLPGCLRICGPSHDDAHARDVGEQHIEIETNGQPLGEIEQAVLALPSLQQLPPGLARTSVGDAEALGELASGFGVAMLTGVACIYMVLVLLLKDFLQPPRTEAIIDACGKRARPIVMTTIAMGAGMMPIALGWGTDPSFRAPMAIVLIGGLITSTVLSLLVIPVVFSYVDDGAQWLYKRMRHNSDSSGDGRDRVRYPAVKQGDDCQ; this is encoded by the coding sequence ATGCTGGATGGCGTTTTCCAGCAGGTTTTTCAGCAGCGTGAACAGCGCGCTGCGGTCGGCCTGCCAGGGTGTTTGCGTATCTGCGGGCCCAGCCACGACGATGCCCACGCACGCGACGTAGGCGAGCAGCACATCGAAATCGAGACCAACGGCCAGCCACTGGGCGAAATCGAACAGGCCGTGCTTGCCTTGCCGAGCTTGCAACAACTGCCGCCAGGCCTGGCGCGTACATCTGTGGGCGACGCCGAAGCCTTGGGCGAACTTGCCTCGGGATTCGGCGTGGCAATGCTGACCGGTGTGGCGTGTATCTATATGGTCCTGGTGCTGTTGCTGAAGGATTTCCTGCAACCGCCGCGCACCGAGGCGATCATCGACGCCTGCGGCAAGCGAGCGCGGCCCATCGTCATGACGACAATCGCCATGGGGGCAGGCATGATGCCCATCGCGCTCGGTTGGGGAACCGATCCGAGTTTCCGCGCGCCGATGGCCATCGTCTTGATTGGCGGGCTGATCACCTCGACTGTGCTGAGCCTGCTGGTCATTCCCGTGGTGTTTTCCTATGTGGACGATGGGGCGCAGTGGCTGTACAAACGTATGCGCCACAATTCGGATTCATCGGGTGATGGGCGTGATAGGGTCAGGTACCCAGCCGTGAAACAAGGGGATGATTGTCAATGA
- a CDS encoding sensor histidine kinase, with protein sequence MAGPADTQTPWQADRSALFTLLKNLLENAIQHAPAGTQVRVEFTTSRLTVRDWGPGVEQAQLPQIFTRFWRGAHRRDHGAGLGLTICQEIARAHGWTLVAQREEPGLSFCLSRHYGGPGWPPSPADTQ encoded by the coding sequence GTGGCTGGGCCCGCAGATACGCAAACACCCTGGCAGGCCGACCGCAGCGCGCTGTTCACGCTGCTGAAAAACCTGCTGGAAAACGCCATCCAGCATGCGCCCGCAGGTACGCAAGTCCGAGTGGAATTCACCACAAGCAGGCTGACCGTACGCGACTGGGGGCCTGGCGTGGAGCAAGCCCAACTGCCGCAGATATTCACCCGTTTCTGGCGCGGCGCCCATAGGCGCGATCACGGCGCCGGACTAGGACTGACGATTTGCCAGGAAATCGCTCGCGCACATGGGTGGACGCTGGTTGCGCAAAGGGAGGAGCCGGGCTTGTCGTTTTGTTTGTCCCGGCATTACGGTGGGCCCGGATGGCCTCCAAGCCCAGCCGATACTCAATAA
- a CDS encoding MBL fold metallo-hydrolase — translation MTMHLQDTAKTNAVQGTSATEELVPSRYALKVGDIDVLVISDGVLPLPTSTMSTNVDPAARAAWFKDMFLGPDAFDWALNVLVVRSGEQTLLVDAGLGGQFPGFPRAGLFPKRLEAAGIELSSITDVVITHMHMDHIGGLLVDEVRNRLRPDVRIHVCKTEVDFWAEPDFSRTVMPAPIPEVLHTTARQFMEAYHDKLRTFEQEYEVAPGVLVKRTGGHTPGHSVVHVRSGREKLTFAGDALFPVAFDHPDWQNGFEHDPEEAVRVRVRLMREAAASGELFVATHLSFPSVGRVAVDGDAFRWVAGSWDY, via the coding sequence ATGACGATGCATCTGCAAGACACGGCGAAAACCAACGCAGTCCAGGGAACATCCGCGACCGAGGAGCTGGTCCCGTCGCGCTACGCACTCAAGGTCGGCGACATTGACGTGCTGGTAATCAGCGATGGCGTGTTGCCGTTGCCGACCTCGACCATGTCCACCAATGTCGACCCCGCCGCCCGTGCCGCCTGGTTCAAGGATATGTTCCTGGGCCCGGACGCGTTCGATTGGGCGCTCAACGTGCTGGTGGTGCGCAGCGGCGAGCAAACCCTGCTCGTCGACGCCGGGCTGGGCGGGCAGTTCCCCGGCTTCCCGCGCGCCGGACTGTTTCCCAAGCGGTTGGAGGCGGCCGGGATCGAGCTGTCCTCGATCACCGATGTGGTCATCACCCATATGCACATGGACCACATTGGTGGGCTGCTGGTCGATGAGGTCCGGAATCGCCTGCGTCCGGATGTACGAATCCATGTGTGTAAGACCGAAGTCGACTTCTGGGCGGAACCGGACTTCTCGCGCACCGTCATGCCTGCGCCGATACCCGAAGTGCTGCACACCACCGCGCGGCAGTTCATGGAGGCGTACCACGACAAATTGCGCACCTTTGAACAGGAATATGAAGTGGCACCGGGTGTCCTGGTCAAACGCACCGGCGGGCATACCCCGGGGCACAGCGTGGTGCACGTGAGGTCTGGGCGCGAAAAACTCACGTTTGCCGGTGACGCCTTGTTCCCGGTGGCCTTCGACCACCCCGATTGGCAAAACGGCTTCGAACACGACCCTGAAGAAGCGGTGCGCGTTCGCGTACGCCTCATGCGTGAGGCCGCGGCGAGCGGGGAGCTGTTCGTGGCAACGCACCTGTCGTTTCCTTCCGTGGGCCGGGTGGCGGTGGATGGCGACGCGTTTCGTTGGGTGGCGGGGTCTTGGGATTATTGA
- a CDS encoding (2Fe-2S)-binding protein, translating to MSALNINGREHTVDVDPGTPILWALRDTLGMTGTKFGCGAALCGACTVHLDGQAIRSCVTPVAAAVGKKITTIEAATDGSDPVGSAVHEAWVKHDVAQCGYCQSGQIMSATAFLKAQPKGKQPTPAEIDSAMAGNICRCGTYARIRAAVADAAKALA from the coding sequence ATGAGCGCCCTCAATATCAATGGCCGTGAGCACACGGTCGACGTAGATCCCGGCACCCCAATTCTGTGGGCCCTGCGCGACACGCTGGGCATGACCGGCACCAAGTTCGGCTGCGGTGCAGCCTTGTGCGGCGCCTGCACCGTTCACCTGGACGGCCAGGCCATTCGCTCCTGCGTGACGCCGGTTGCCGCGGCGGTTGGCAAGAAAATCACCACCATCGAAGCGGCCACCGATGGCAGCGACCCGGTGGGCAGTGCCGTGCACGAGGCTTGGGTCAAGCATGACGTGGCGCAGTGCGGCTACTGCCAGAGCGGCCAGATCATGAGCGCGACCGCGTTTCTCAAGGCCCAGCCCAAGGGCAAGCAGCCGACACCGGCCGAGATCGACTCGGCCATGGCCGGCAATATCTGCCGCTGCGGCACTTATGCCCGAATCCGCGCCGCGGTGGCCGATGCCGCCAAAGCCCTCGCCTGA